The following DNA comes from Rosa rugosa chromosome 5, drRosRugo1.1, whole genome shotgun sequence.
GACTACCTACCTTAAGGCTCAAGGCATGTAGTCATTGCCAGTGGCCCTTAAGAAGACAACTAGCTAAGAGAGAAACTGGAGCCGGATAGAGTTCCTACGTAGTGACACAACACCGATCTTAACTTTGATAAGATTTGTCAGACTAAATAAGAAAGATAAATAACTTTTATTCGATGCCAGATATATCAGATCTAGACAATATATTCTCTTCCATTTTTCATTGGTATAATATTCCTTTGCTTTTATTTATATGGAATAACAGATCCACCAGCCTTTTTAAAAAACTATAAAAGCAGTAAATGTGCCACACGAGGTTGGCCACTGCTTGTATGTTTCAAGAATATCAACTTTACCTAAGCTAAGACCTATTTGGAAATGAACAGGGAACTTGGGCTTATTCGATTCACATGAAGCTTCAGAGTTTATATCGTAATCAAATTTCTAAAAGCTTTATACTGATGTGTTTGCACAGATATTTTCTTTCGGTTCTTATATTCTGTTGgcgaaattacaataaaatattaTAATTTCTCTTGAGAGACTCGTTGACACAAGGCTGAGGCGCGGGTATCTCgctctctttaaggagattcaagccctctgcggaacaatgccggtgcaccagaaatctattgacttgtcccctccaggatacaacagcccaacaacaagttgtatggctcacaccaatctgcacaaattggaggaacccAAAGCTCCACCAAAAGAACACCTTTCTCTGGCAAAAAAATATACAAGACTCTTTGggggattttggaaagaaagttgatgggtgaatagttgagtaaaagtttgatgtgttttagcatgcaacaaatggtgctatttataggctcttaggacactccctacaattaatacggtagtaaccaaatgccataggttacaaaaattaaaacccaaaataaaacaaaataaaacaccatgagttacaaaataaaattcaaaataaattcagaatttaaacacacaaataaattcacccaaatttaatttcaataataaataaaatattaaaatgttacaacattcccccactcattttaatattttaaaaacaaatataaaccaaaGTTACCGGCCAAAGACGAACCATTATGCATCATGAAGGTGTGCTCTGCATTGAACCTTCACTTAGTGAAACAGCAATCCCTACTCCAGAGTTGATAGTGGTCTCAGACTTGAACTACAACTGCTTAAGGGAAAATAAGAACTACTGCTCACACATAATAATTCAGGTGTTAATATGAGCTTTATTAGCCAGCATGTTACGGCCTTGTGCTTATCCCGGTTTTCATGAGTGTATTTCAAGAATAAGCCCAATTCTCATAGAGAGCGACCCCACTCTCACACTCATATAGGTAAAATCTGTCAAGGATGCTCTTGTAACTATGACATCCCACTCATATGAGCTACATATTTTATTAAGAGTTTTTTAAGTAAACTCAACCTTCATATACGTTACAAGATTAATGCACTTACATCCTAGGGATGAGTAAGAAAATTTAGTGCATTTTTCTTACGGCCACCTTATGATTCGTTTTTCCCATTGAACCCAGGTTTTAGGATCTCTAATCACCAGGTTGGGTGTCCTCATATATGGCTCATGACGATATGGGCTTCAATCCCATCCCCCTCGATGTACTCCAGACCTTATCTCTTGCCAAGCCCTTAGTTAAAGGATCTGCAAGATTATCACCTGATTTAACATAATTCACATTAATAATTCCATCACTCAAATATGATCTCACAGTACTGTGCTTTCTTCGTATAGGTCTGGATTTACCGTTATAATAACAGTTAtttggaaaattctacaatgtgttaacgtatgacatgcatacaattgccttaaaagtggtaaaatgagtcctcaaaatagtaatattagtcttcaaagtggtaacatgagtccttaaagtggtaaattttcttagttaccacattagtcctcaaaatagtaatattagtcctcaaagtggtaacacgagtccttaaagtggtaaattttcttaatttaccatatgagtcctcaaaatagtaatattagtcctcaaagtggtaacatgagtccttaaagtgataaaaatagttgatgtatgagaaatgttaacataccatagttTTACCCCAGTTATTTACTCTACCAATAGCTGCAGTGCTATCACAATGAATCAATATAGGTGGTATAGGTTTTTCCCACAAGGGAATTTCATGCAATAAATCTCTCAACCAATTTGCTTCTTCACTTGCTGAAGCTAGAGCAATAAGTTCAGCTTCCATGGTTGAATTAGAGATTATTGTTTGCTTCTTTGATTTCCAACAAATAGCACATCCACCTAATGTAAAAATATAACCAGTGGTAGAGAGAGAATCACCTGACAGAGTATTCCAATCGGCATCACAAAAGCCTTCAAGTACAGCAGGATAATTTTTATAAAATAATCCATAATTTTTAGTACCAAGCAAGTATTTCATAACTCGCTCAATTGCATGCCAATGTTCTTTACCTGGTTTTCTTGTGAACCTGCTAAGTACTCCAACTACATATGCAATGTCAAGTCTAGCGCAGTCAGTTGCATAGCGCAAACTGCCAATTATGCTAGCATATTCCTTTTGATTAATCACATCATTTTCACTTTCCATAGGAAATAAGTGAACACTAGAATCAAAAGGAGTAGACACATGCTTGTggccaacataatcatatttcttcaaaattttctcaatataatgtgACTGATCAAGAAAAATACCATCacatgtttttgttattttcatgcccaaaataacattagcctcaccaagatctttcatatcaaaattgctCTTAAGCATAGTTTTTGTCTcatcaattacatgcaaatttgAGCCAAAAATTAACAGATCATCCACATAGAGGCTAATAATAACATGTGATTTTTTCCACGATTTATAATATATGCACTTGTCACATTCATTTGATTTATAACCATTTTCAATCATGCAGGAATCAAATTTTTCATGCCACTGTTTAGGATCCTGCTTTAAACCATAAAGGGATTTAGATAACTTACATACCTTGTGCTCTTGACCAGGTTCTATAAAACATTCTGGTTGGTCCATATAGATCTCTTCATCTAAATCACCATTTAGAAAAgctgttttcacatccatttgatgaataatcaaATCATGAATTGCAGCAATAGCAATCAATAATCTAATGGATGTAATCCTTGTAACCGGAGAAAAAGTATCAAAAAAGTCTATATCAGGTTTTTGCTTAAAACCTTTAGCAACAAGTCTAGCTTTATATTTGTCTACACTTCCATCCGGTTTGAGCTTTTTTCTAAGGACCCATTTACACCCAATGGTTTTAAAACCTGTTGGTAAATCTACTAATTTCCAAGTATTATTAGAAATTAGAGACTCCATTTCATCATTCACAGCCTCTTTCCAGAAAATTGCATCTGGTGATGATAAAGCTTCATGTAAAGAAATAGGATTTTCCTCAACATTATAAACATAATAGTCAGGGCCAAAATCTTTTTCAACTCTAGCTCTTTTACTTCTTCTAGGTTCATTGTCATAAGTTTATTGTATatgtaaattagaagaagaagaactaggTTGGATAAAAACATTTTCTCTAGATTCTTGACCCCCACCATTTTTCgatttaaaatgaaatttttcttcatgaaaaattgCATCACCAGATTCAATCACAACATGATTTTCAACATCAAGAAATCTATAGGCTGTACTATTTAATGCATATCCAACGAAAACACAAGTAGTAGCTCTAGCACCCAATTTTGGTCTTTTAGGGTCAGTTAACCTCACAAAGGCTAGACAACCCCAAACTCTAAGATAACCCAAATTTGGTTTATGCCCCTTCCACACCTCAAAAGGtgtaatttttgtatttttatgtggcACTCTATTCAACACATAACAAGCAGTTAAAACTGCTTCACCCCAAAGATTAGAGGGAGCACCTGAATCAATCAGCATGACATTTGTTAACTCAATCAaagttctattttttctttctgccaCACCATTAGATGCAGGTGAATAAGGTGGAGTAACTTCATGAATCACTCCTAAAGATTGAACAAAAGAATTGAATTCAGAAGAATCATATTCTTTCCCTCTATCACTTCGGAGCCTTTTAATTTTTctaccaaattgattttcaaccTCAAGGAGGAACTCTTTAAATTTGGCAAAAGcatcacttttatttttcaacaaatagACATAAGCATATTTagaacaatcatcaataaaagtgaTAAAGTATCTGTTACCTCCACGagttaaaattccctcaaattcACACAAGTTTGTATGAATTAATTCCAATAGCTCGGTATTCCTTTCAACATTTTTGTGAGGCCTTCTAGTAATTTTTGCTTTACTGCAAGTCTCACATTTTTCAAAATCTTTTTGCACTGAAGGAATTAAACCTAAGCTACTCATGATTCCCACATATCTACTATTTATATGACATAAACGTGCATGccaaaaattaaaagaagagagCATATAAACTGAAGTAGATGCTTTATAATAATTTTTATTCTCAACGTTCAATTTGAACATGTCATCACAAGCATAACCTTTGCCCACAAATACACCTTTTTTGGTGATCACATATTGGTCAGATTCCATAGTTTGTTTAAAACCAGCCTTATTAAGAAGATAACTAGACATCAAATTTTTTCTCATGGAGGGTGTATGcaacacatctttcaaaattaGCATCCTCCCAGAAGTAAATTTGAGTTCCACCTCACCAGTTCCAAGCACATAAGTAGTATGTGAATCTCCAAGCATAACGGTTTTGGGCTCCTTAAAAGGAGTGTATTTCTTGAACCAATCTTTATCATAGCAGATGTGCCTATTAGCACCACAATCTGCCCACCATCCTTCAACACTTTGAACCATATTTACATCAGTTATCATTGCCACATATGGTTCTTCAGTGACGTGAGCTTGAGGAACAGCGTCACGTTTTCGATAATTGCAATTTCGAGCAATATGCCCACTTTTGCCACAAACATAACAACAAGTATATTGTTGCTTATTTTCTGAAGGAGGATATTGGTTCTTATTCACATAGCTTGGTTTGCCTTTATTCTGTTGGTGAGATTTACCaccttttttcatatttttcttgtttGGCTGCATATGAGAATTTTTATGAAAATGACCATTGGGCATATTATTATAGGAAGATACTAAATTTACCTTGGAGGTGTCATTGTTTGTATCTTGCATAAGAACATCTTGACCTCTTGCTTCCTCCTCAACGCGGATGCGAGTCGTCAAGGTCTCTAAGGAAATTTCCTTTTGTTTGTAACGCATGGATTTTTGGAACTCTTTCCATGTTAATCTACAAAACTTCTCAACATTTCTTTGAATAACAGTGAGTAGTTCATTATAATAATAAACATTACATGAGAAATAAGTCAAGAGATAAAAAAGAATAGTTATACTCATCTTTCTCAAGTTGAGATTTCCCATATTGTCGAACGGTTTCTCTTGTGCATGCTCCATGTTGTTGATTCTCCTTAAAATTGTTGgcgaaattacaataaaatattaTAATTTCTCTTGAGAGACTCGTTGACACAAGGCTGAGGCGCGGGTATCTCgctctctttaaggagattcaagccctctgcggaacaatgccggtgcaccagaaatctcttgacttgtcccctccaggatacaacagcccaacaacaagttgtatggctcacaccaatctgcacaaattggaggaacccAAAGCTCCACCAAAAGAACACCTTTCTCTGGCCAAAAAATATACAAGACTCTTTGggggattttggaaagaaagttgatgggtgaatagttgagtaaaagtttgatgtgttttagcatgcaacaaatggtgctatttataggctcttaggacactccctacaattaatacggtagtaaccaaatgccataggttacaaaaattaaaacccaaaataaatcaaaataaaacaccatgagttacaaaataaaattcaaaataaattcagaatttaaacacacaaataaattcacccaaatttaatttcaataataaataaaatgttaAAATGTTACAACATATCCTAAAGAATCTACCATGGTATCAGGGGACTTGATATTTCATCCACTCATAGTTCAATACTTCAACCCCAAGGATTAAAATCCATGTGCACGTCGCACCCACCCAAAAGACGAGGAATGATTGTCTCAAGCTATTCGTTTTTGATTCTAGTTCTTCCAGACATTTGAACTAAAATTGTGGATGCAGAAGAGCTAGGGCAAGCGACCAGAAACCAGAAGACGCCTCTCTGACTAAAGCGGTCTCAGACTCTCAGGTCACATGAGGGGTCCTGATACGATCCAATAATTCAAGATATTAATTAGGAGATCTTCTACCACACATGTGCATCATGTTCTTCCAGTACTCTTAGAGAACTGCTTTCAATAGCTGATCGAAATGGTCCAAAAATATAATATATGTGGTAGCTCTATCTCTGTATGACAGAATCTCCCATTAGGGTGACTAATTCCGAAGAACCATGTGGTAGAAGTCTAAAACTGATTATTAGTTCATCTGTACTCGATCGCTAGCCaataattgattaaaaaaacgaaaaaaaaaagaagatgaacTATACTATGAACTATACTACACCCTTTTTCAGCCCAGTGTTACCTAAATCGCGAGTCGTTGCGGTATGGGTACGTGGTACGAGTACGCGGTACATCAGTCTCTATGCTACGCGGTACGCTAAAATATATTAGTTAAAATTTTAATCAAAGATAGATTACATATGATAAACATAACtatgaaaaaataataaatagatAACCATACATATgataaatataaatattttaCGTAAATACCCTTTATACATATACTAGGAAAACAAGAGGGAGTCTTCTGtacggcacccgcaccacgtggcagtcGGGCGCCAATCACTGCCCAAGCAGGGGGCATTTTGGGTATTGCATATTAAAATTCAAGGACAGTTttggaaaagaggaaaaaatttGGGGTTTTTGATTGGAGGGTCGCACAGCCCCACCACGTGGCAGCCCTCACGCAAGAATTTTTCAAACAACATTAATTTGAAAGGGTAGACAAGTAAAATTAGATACTAGAGGTAATAAGGATTTAGGATAAAAATCTTTTAGATATTATCTTCTTTTCTATCAGAATAGTCAttatcttcttctctttttgtttttttggtccGAGTCATTAATTATCTTcttcagaaaaacaaaaagaggaTAAACTCAAATGCTATTATTCACAGAAAAGAAAGCACAGAAGCTTTTTCAGAGATCTCACCGACGACAAAGTGTTGATTCTTGAAGAACACCCGACTTGATGCTGGGTAAATATGGGGTTGCTGGAATTACCGATCTGGTTCGCGATCGTACCACGTTTCGGATCGCGCGATTGGGATGGCGGGTCGCCGGCAAACCCAGCGATCCCAACATCTCTGTTTCAGCCTTCTGATAATTACATCATTGATCCAGCTGTACCTTGGATTGTCGTTGCTTTCAATCAGTCATTTGGAGTAACGGCATTGCTATGCCATTTTACTATTGTGGAAAAGCTCATCAGGAACCCTTTCTACCAAGTAATACAAGCATCTCTTATTAATTCACTTGCACGCTAAAGTACATTCCAAGCTTCATGTGCACGCAAGAAACTTATCAATATGAATGTTGAACGCTAAAGCTAGCTACATATGATCATGGGAAAATGTTAAGCATGTAGGAATCTATTCATTCACGTCCAATATCTTAATTAATAGTTTTACGTTTTAGTAAACTAGACTACAATTcggatattaaaaaaaaaaaaaaaaactcgaccACAAATTTCAGTTACaatttatctatactattattaagagaagaggctttgttagccaaaatcttaaattttgacagaattaaccctagaagattaataaactttgaaaattaattaaatcacaaggataattaagacatttacaaaatatatttttattaaaaaaatttgaaaaaaaatatccacaacccacttttctctctcccattttcttttctctgcaataaccaacttttttcttttttcttttctgaaaaaaaaaatttaataacttgcacatgcagagcatgtgtggaaaaATGCTAGTATTTTTGAATAAATGTGTAGTGTTACGAGTACATATTTCATATCGTCCAATATAAGTGGCTCAAAGTCCACGTATATACCAGAGCAAAACGAATTAATCCACGATAATTAATCAATTATATCAATCTACTTCTAATCGTGCTACTGTGTATTTAGCTTATACACGAAGAGAAgatcttgcgtggggcacccgtAGGGACATGTGGTGGAGAGGCCCAATCACTGCCCAGcagggggggtgttttgggCATTTCACTTTAGGGAGCAGGGGCAGTTTCGAAAGAGATGGAAAATTTCATTtgttctgattgggtggccgtaaggccacgtgttggggaaacccccacctaagtatttgccATACAGGAAACGTACACCTGACTGACTCCTAGAATTGGAATATATATGGAGGGACCAGCCCAGAGCCCTATATATATGCTCAACCCAGTGATCCATCATACACAGATATATGGCTCAGCGGAAAGATTGTAAGATGAGGCACCCAGCTATTGTGCATAGATGTCCTGATGTTCCGTACACTGAGAAGCAGatcataaatattttcaagaGCTTTGACCTGAATGGAGACGGCAAGCTGTCCTGGGATGAGGTGAAGGCTGCGTTTGCTAAACTTGGGGCAAACTTGCCCTACTACAGAGCTTGGCGAGGACGAATCTGTGCCGATGCCGACAAGGATGGCTTCATCTCTCTCGAGACCGAGCTCAATGAACTTGTCACCTATACCCTAAAACAAAGGTATAAACCGCAAAGTAATTAAACCATGCTTTTAGTTCATGCATGAGCTTAACTGCTAAGTACGTATTTTAGATTCTGTACGTGTTATATGTGTACGTGTGTTTGTATATGTGTAGACGCATGAGCGTCCTGGTGTGTAAGCAGTAATAAACATATAGCTGCGACCAACTAAGTGCAGGAAGGAGGTGACCTAATCCATATATACGTTGTCCCTCTTTGCATGTATTTCTAATTACCAAGTTAAAATAAGATTCAAGATGTTCTCTGACTGGATGTTTGTATTTGATATATATCTGTAATACCCAGTATTGAGAAGTTAactaaaacaaataaatataaattagaTATAAATTAGTTACTTGTAGTAAATCAAGAAATTGAGTACTCAATGTGTATTCAAAGAAAGTTaaatgaattatatatatgtaggtTTCTAAGCATACACGTGGTATTATATTTCTTGTTGACACATAGCAAATCTGGAGAGAAAGGGAAAGGTTGAGCATCTTCGTGGAGGCAAAAAGAAAGATAGAAAAGgaggaaaaaagagagagagagagagaacgggagagaagagaagaagaagtttCCTCTCGCTTCGGGAAGACTTAGTCTCGTCTCTCTCCTCGCACTGCTGCATTACCCAAACCCATACTCCTAGCTGATCCACTCATTAGCCTTGTCTCTCTTTTCCGATCACACCTCACGGCTTTAATATCATCTCTAATCTTTTTCAAGTGAGGAGCTAGTTTTTAAGTTCATAGGTAAAAGAGAAAGGTTGCTATCACTCCTACCTATTCAATTCAAGGGCGTCAGGGCAGGAGATTAATAGATCTCTGAACACCGATTTTCCCAACACTTTCTCTTCTCTCAATACAATTATGACGATATTTGATGGTGGTGATGAAAAGGTATCAATCTTAATTAGTCTATCTGCTGAAATCTAGACAATAGTGTATGTGGTTATAGTTTTTGAATTGGTGTCTATAAGAtaatgatatattttttttttgaaaggataagATATATAGTGATAAGAACAATTCCAATTCACCTCTAATTCTGATTATTTTTGGATTATTTCGGGTTGGGTTGTTACAAATGGTATAAGAGCTTCAATCATTCTTTACATTCAATTAAATTCTGCCGTTATTCTCAACTCATTTGATATCAATGtataaatgaataaaagaaCATACCTACAACTGTAAAAGTGGTATAGGAACTAAGAAGAGGAATTTACCTGAATATATCTGCTTCCTAGAGATTACTGCATCCTTCTCTGGCTTCCACTTCCACGTACTGACCCATTACATATAATTTACATATACAAATTCTTAAATAGACGATACATTGGTATGGCTACATATACAAGTACAAGAGACAGCATCGTAAACTTTCAGAAACTAACAAATGAAGACTGCCCTATATACAACAGTGAGGAGAACAAGCACCTTACAAGAACAGTCCACCCCTTCTAACTGATAATTATAAACTTTCCTTAATGATTAACAGAGTTACTTCAACCTATCCTTTGCATTACCTGCAATCATTAACTACCATGTAGTTCCACAAAAACTAAATGATTCAGTTCATGTTAGAACACACTACAATACTTAAATAAGAAACACACACCTTTCACTCTAAATCATGTATTGATTCTTCAATTATAGCATGCAAATTTTAATTTGAAATAACTTTTAGTATGTCCTGATCATCACCTTCAAAATGTGGGCATGGAATTTCATCCAATAATAGAATGGCTTAAATAGTTAatgaacttttttattttttattcttcgaaaggaactttttttttttttttacagggAATATGATTGAAGGACCTATGTATAGTTAATTAGTATTTCTAAGTTCTTCACCGTCAGTGCATAGAATATTTCTCGACTTCTTTGACTCATTCTCCACTAAACTCTGTctcgattttttattttttattttaccaaAAACAATTTGACGGTACTCGGTGGTAAACAGAGAATCCCCAACATGACGTTTAATACAATTCTTTCCCGTTTGGATCATTTCTACTGAAATGCTCATTCTATAAAAGCACGAATTTAGAGTAGTTAGAATCGAATCTAAGGCAACTATTTCCCTCTCTCTGTGTCCAAAAAAGGCAACTATTGATACATAGCTGATTTGTTCCACCACCAATCTCCAAACTTGAGTTTTAGAACAGAACAACAGCCTAACAaatttttgaaaggaaaaacaTTACCAACTTTCAAGAACCAAAAACGAGAAAACACATATTTGGCAATCGGTCAATGGCCGGTTATACCAACATAAAACTGAATTTCACAGTTCCAGCACATTTCTAGAACTAAAAACAAGAATTCCAATAACCACGCTGTTTGTGATAGGCACATAAAAGAACCCCACACAATATACAAGTTGTGACattgcaagaagaagaaaagcagTAGTCATCAATCAATTTATTGAGTATTGACATAGACATGGGTCGTCGTCTAATTGCCGCAACTATCCTCACCTTCACCTTGTTCACCATCGTCATCCTTCCCTCCGAGGCCAAGGGAGAAGGCAAAGGGAACGGCTTACATGTCAGGTTTTACGCTTCGAGTTGCCCCAAGGTTGAGGACATTGTTGCTGAGGTTGTGGCCCGTGTTCATGAGCAAGATCCCAAGCTCCCTCCTGCCCTCCTCCGCCTTTTTTTCCATGATTGCTTTGTCAAGGTAAGAATTTCCTTAAAAAATTTACTTTATGTGCTGGTTATATATAACATTTCTCGTATAACATGTCAAGAGAAATTATTTTAATGACGGTGGATTATATAAAACTCTTGACTATTTAAACCCGCACTCATTTATGATCTGAACACTCGATCCTATAGTAGAATTCTGGCTTTGTCATTGTGTgcgtatatataaatattactCTAAAGAATGTTTAACAATTCGATCATGTGTGCAACAGGGTTGTGATGCCTCGATCTTGTTGGACGCGACACCATCTGGTGAGCCTATAGAGAAAACATCACCAGCCAATGGTGAAACACTCAGAGGTCTTGAGGTTGTTGATGAGATCAAAGCCCAGGTAGAGCAGGAGTGCCCCCAAACTGTATCCTGCGCTGACATATTAGCATTTGCTGCTCGGGAAGCCGTTTACCTAGCCGGCCTACCCCGTCACAATGTCCCAGCCGGTCGCCGTGACAGTAGGACTTCACGTGCTTCTGATGTCAATGTCAACCTCCCTACACCTGTAACGCCTTTGGGAGACATTATAGACATGTTCGCCAAAAGAGGCTTGACAACAGAAGATATGGTTGTCTTGTCCGGTGCACACTCCATTGGCGAAGCACAATGCACCCAAATTAAAGACAGATTATACAAATATAGCGAAGCTCAGCCCCAAGACCCTTCCCTGGACCCAACCTATGCTGATGAGCTAGCCAGAAAGTGCCCAGCACCAGACACATTACCTGCGAAGCAAGCATTACGTACAATGGTGGACTTTGATCCAACAACACCACTTGACCTCGACAATCAGTACTATGTGAACCTGATGAGAGGGAGAGGCTTGCTTCAATCGGATCAAGTACAGACTGCTGATCCCCAAACCGGAGCAATTGTGTACAGAATGGCCGCTAGCTCTGAAACTTGGAGTAAAAAATTTCTCAAGGCCATGATCAAGATGGGGAGAATAAATGTTCTCACCAAAGATGAAGGAGAGATAAGGACAAACTGCCGGGCGTATCTGTAAAGAATATCAGTTATATGTTTATGAATAAAGCTTATATATGTTCCCTGAACTTAACTACTCAAGTATAACAGTTGAATTAAGAGAGAGATGGGAACAATTCAGGATGAACATGTTACGGGATGTAGGAGCCAAAGACTAGCTCATGGCTGGGAAGTTGGAACGAG
Coding sequences within:
- the LOC133708046 gene encoding peroxidase 5-like; this encodes MGRRLIAATILTFTLFTIVILPSEAKGEGKGNGLHVRFYASSCPKVEDIVAEVVARVHEQDPKLPPALLRLFFHDCFVKGCDASILLDATPSGEPIEKTSPANGETLRGLEVVDEIKAQVEQECPQTVSCADILAFAAREAVYLAGLPRHNVPAGRRDSRTSRASDVNVNLPTPVTPLGDIIDMFAKRGLTTEDMVVLSGAHSIGEAQCTQIKDRLYKYSEAQPQDPSLDPTYADELARKCPAPDTLPAKQALRTMVDFDPTTPLDLDNQYYVNLMRGRGLLQSDQVQTADPQTGAIVYRMAASSETWSKKFLKAMIKMGRINVLTKDEGEIRTNCRAYL